One window from the genome of Macadamia integrifolia cultivar HAES 741 unplaced genomic scaffold, SCU_Mint_v3 scaffold512, whole genome shotgun sequence encodes:
- the LOC122068975 gene encoding cysteine-rich receptor-like protein kinase 10 — protein sequence MEYYSTGLPFLLSSLLLWSLSQSIAQPFSVRSSCDSTFDYTTGSIYDANLQILLSTLSVNADNSNSKGFNSTAIGQNSDTVYGLFMCRGDITTEECVLCIKFAWGNITKYCPNDKGAIIWYDLCMLRYSNHSIFSNLQYNPSWYLWNFNKASNSIQNMTTMVDTMKGLAKQAAYNSSPRKYAAQASYITGSSVPIYFLEQCTDDLTKADCYNCLLYATGVVQNFSVDSHQGGRILMPSCNLRFEHYSFFESSTAAPSPPPNPSGKGKNTSTIVIISVIFPIGAVILVSVLYIRFFMRRKPKSEIDGLAEISMVQSLQFDFDTIRAATSDFSDLNKLGTGGFGPVYKGKLLNGEEVAVKRLSRDSGQGELEFKNEVVLVAQLQHRNLVRLLGFSIQGEEKLLIYEFLPNTSLDHFIFDPIKRAQLDWEMRRKIIRGIARGLLYLHEDSQLRIIHRDLKASNVLLDMEMNPKISDFGMARLFVVDQAQNTNKIVGT from the exons ATGGAATATTACAGCACTGGATtgcccttccttctttcttcccttctcctctGGTCGTTGAGCCAAAGCATTGCACAACCATTCTCTGTTAGAAGTTCCTGCGACTCCACATTTGATTACACTACTGGCAGCATATATGACGCGAATCTCCAAATTCTACTCTCTACCCTATCCGTTAATGCTGACAACAGTAACAGTAAGGGATTTAACAGTACAGCAATTGGTCAGAATTCCGATACAGTCTATGGTCTCTTTATGTGCAGAGGCGATATTACCACAGAAGAATGTGTTCTGTGCATTAAGTTTGCTTGGGGAAATATCACAAAATATTGTCCCAATGACAAAGGCGCAATTATATGGTATGATTTGTGCATGTTACGCTACTCAAACCATTCCATCTTCTCAAACCTCCAATATAATCCGTCATGGTATCTGTGGAATTTCAATAAGGCGTCCAACTCAATTCAAAATATGACGACTATGGTAGATACAATGAAGGGTCTTGCGAAACAAGCTGCCTATAACTCTTCTCCGCGCAAGTATGCAGCTCAGGCTTCGTATATTACAGGCAGCTCTGTGCCTATATATTTTCTAGAGCAGTGCACTGATGATCTAACTAAGGCTGATTGTTATAATTGCCTACTTTATGCTACGGGCGTTGTCCAAAATTTTAGCGTTGATTCACATCAAGGTGGGAGAATTCTCATGCCGAGCTGTAATTTGAGGTTTGAGCACTACTCTTTCTTTGAATCATCAACTGCAGCTCCATCACCCCCTCCAAACCCATCAG ggaaaggaaaaaatacatcGACTATTGTCATTATTTCTGTCATCTTTCCAATAGGGGCTGTTATACTTGTTTCTGTCCTATATATACGTTTTTTTATGAGAAGGAAGCCAAAGAGTGAAATTGATG GTTTGGCTGAGATTAGCATGGTGCAATCCTTACAATTTGACTTTGATACAATAAGAGCTGCCACGTCCGACTTCTCTGATTTGAACAAGCTTGGAACAGGTGGATTCGGTCCCGTGTACAAG GGTAAGCTTTTGAATGGAGAAGAAGTTGCTGTGAAGAGGCTTTCGAGAGATTCTGGACAAGGTGAACTAGAATTTAAGAATGAGGTGGTGTTAGTGGCCCAGTTGCAGCACAGGAATCTTGTACGGCTCCTTGGCTTCAGCATACAAGGAGAAGAAAAGCTTCTGATCTACGAATTCTTGCCAAATACAAGCCTCGATCACTTCATATTTG ATCCAATCAAACGTGCACAATTGGACTGGGAAATGCGTCGCAAAATTATAAGAGGGATTGCTCGAGGGCTTCTCTATCTTCATGAAGATTCTCAACTTAGGATTATACATCGAGATCTCAAAGCAAGCAATGTTTTGTTAGATATGGAGATGAAcccaaaaatttcagattttggcaTGGCAAGGCTTTTTGTAGTCGACCAAGCTCAAAATACCAACAAGATTGTCGGAACATAG